GATAATCTAGACATATCTAATAAAATCATAAGAAACTAATTATTATTTGGCATGATCGTTATCAATATCGGAAAAATCTTGAACGCATGCGTTCTTTTAAGATTTAAGCACAAGTATGTACATAAAAGCACGTTAATTCGTTATATATATACTGCTCAACATCTAAGTAAAAGGGATGGTTTCAGACTTATTCATATGTATCTGCTTATTAACATTACAGTGTATTTTTTTACCATGATCAACAGTTGTTTATACCCTGACCATCAGACCATGCTACAAAGCCTACAGAGTTGAAGGAGAAAAGATTATGCATTGTTAGGTCGATTAGAATCTATCTATATTATATAACTAGAAATGTTGGATTTTAATGGACCATCTTTTCACATTTATATCGATCATTTCGCCGGACTTTCCTCCAGTAGCCACACAATCTATACATAACTAGCCACCTAACCTCAGATCTAGGTAAGCAACTTTGACGGCTTTGATCATACAGTACATCCCCACGGCAAAGTAGATAAAAACTCTCGTGGGATCAAACATCTGGAGATCGTCAACAAGATGGCCGTCAAAATTATGTTTCAAGCAGTCCCATGACGATCCAAGCGGCGACCACTCACCGTCTTCAATCTCACCATCGTCCTCTGGGCTCCGACTCTAATAGAAAGGACCGTGGTGGTGGAGAAGGCAGCGGTTCAGGTGGACGTGGTAATGCATGCTGAGGTGGTTGCAGCTCCTTTTCTGCTGCTGCTGAAGCACTACAACCGCCTGAGATCAACAAGGGTCCTCGAAACAGCAAAACCAATATGACCTCCGGTTGCTTAATGTGAATTGCAGCAACGAGGAAAGAGTTGCCGCATGATGTTTATTTAAAatggaaaatttattttagttgcaGTAACAAGGAAAGAGTTGCAGCAACCTCTTAAACGGTACTAGCTAGCTTTGTGAGAATTTAAGAAACTTTATACTAGACAAAATCAAAGTATGTGAATTTTGCTGCTCACAAGAATCAAATTTGCAAAAGAATGATCAACACTaccaaacacacacaaaaaaagaaacCTATCTTACAATTTCCTTATCAGCGTGCAGTAGTTTGAGAGCAGACTGACTCTGGTGTGCTCTTCCGCCAAGTCTCTTTATCGAGTCGGCATGCTTCTTTTATAGGCCACTCGATCTGGATCCCGTCGCTGTTCTGTTTCTCTAACTGACAACAGTGCGCGTGAAACGTGTGAGGATCCACCTGAAGCTTGAAGTCAAGGGCGAACAACAACTTCATCTCCAATCTGTTCAACTCTCTCGTGCTAACACCTCCCACTCTGGCGTAGTAAGCATTGTTGTAGTACCTGCACAAAAACAACATCAATGAATCAAATGATCAAACGAAGCGAGTGAAGACACATGACTAGTCGAGGAGGTTGGGTCACCTGTCGTCGAAGACTTTAGCAGCTAACATGACACTTGTAACGAGGAGGCGGTGGACATTAAGGGGTGTGAGATGAGCTCGTGTCACGTCGAGAAACTGAAGAATGTAGACGTACGCAACGACGAAGCAAGAGGGGCTGCAGCGAGAGTAGATGAAGATGCGATCCAAGTAGTCGGAAATGGTGATCTCAGGGGGAGATCTACCGTCAAAGACGGTCACAGCAGAGTGTTGGAACTCTGGGGGAGATTCGTCGCGCAACAACAAAGATCTCTCGAGAGATGAAGCGAGACGTGAGAGAAGTGTGGGTGGCTTCTTCAAACGAATCTTGCCCTCTACAATAAGCCCTAGCCTGAGGTAGACACCCGAATCAACGAATCCAGGATCAGTTGCGAGAGtttccatttttgtttttgttctcgATTAGCGAATCTGCTATATACATTAATCGAATTAGCGATGAGTAGTGGTGAGCTAACTCTTGAAAACCTAATTCCTCTCTCTACCTAACTACCAACAATCTCTAGAGAATTCGAATCCACAGTACATGCGATTTGGAGATTCCAGATGGCAACTTACAAGATCTGTTAGTGTGGCAGAAGAAGAATGAATGAATGAAGAAGCTTCCGGAGATGTGAAGAGAACAACACAGATCTCTATCTCCGCCGCTTCACCATTCTTTGCTCCGTAGCTACGAGTTGAAGCCGCGAATCATTGTTacgaagaagaaagaggaagtTTCCATTTTTACGTTTATTTAACTAACAATAACAAGatcccattttttttttattttttttttaaattttaataaacatgataaaaaaaatggagtaaaagaCAGAAGGTGTGGTGGACAGTTCACCGTCGGTGACTCCACCTGGCCCACCCACCTTCTTCAATCGCCGTCGCTTCAAGCAACCGAATGATGGGCTTTTATCAATAAAGGCTTATTATTACTGGGCTTTGGGCTGGTTACAGGGGCTTTATTGACTTTTCGTTGCGTAGAATCAATAAACCCTAATTAATCTTCTTCTGCTTTTTCATCAATTGGCTCTCATTTTCAGTTGAGATTTCAAAACGCAACCTTGCCTCCATTAAAGCCCCCTCTCCTGCTTTCATCTCCAAATCGCCGGAAACTAGAGAGATCCATTTCGATACCGCTGAGAAACGAAGGTGAATGAGAACCATTTTAACTTCATTCTGATTTTCATATCCTTATCGCATCTCTCGTATCCACTGTTGTCGCAAAGTTTTCTTCTTTAGGCTTTTTTGGTATCTACAATAGAACATTGAATTAGATTATAATTATATCTCCAACGCCTTCTGCGTTTTTCGATTGGATCTACACTTAAGCTTTGTCTCCAtggcttctatttttttttaatatatttaataatcagATTTGAGCAATGtttgttaattattttgtcTTAAAATTATTACAGAAGCCATGGATCATTCAGTTAAAACCCCACCTGTTCTATCCGTAAAGATGTGGCCACCAAGCAAGAGCACACGCCTCATGCTCGTCGACCGCATGACCAAGAACATCACCACCCCTTCCATCTTCTCCCGAAAGTACGGTCTCTTGAGCCTTCAAGAAGCTGAGGAGGACGCCAAGCGCATTGAAGAACTTGCTTTCGCCACCGCCAACAAACACTTCCAGAGCGAGCCTGACGCTGATGGCACCTCCGCTGTCCACGTCTACGCTAAAGAGTCCAGCAAGCTTATGCTCGAAGTCATCAAACGTGGTCCGCAACAGGTTGACTCCGAGGCCGAGGCGAACAACGATGGGGACGCCTTGTTTGATTTATCTGGTGGACGTAGAGCCTTCATTGATCTAGAGGAGGCGCGGGAGCTTCTGAGGCCTCTCGCTGAGCCGAACAACTCCTACACCAAGATCCGTTTCAGCAACAGGAG
The window above is part of the Brassica napus cultivar Da-Ae chromosome C8, Da-Ae, whole genome shotgun sequence genome. Proteins encoded here:
- the LOC106411589 gene encoding cyclin-U3-1; this encodes METLATDPGFVDSGVYLRLGLIVEGKIRLKKPPTLLSRLASSLERSLLLRDESPPEFQHSAVTVFDGRSPPEITISDYLDRIFIYSRCSPSCFVVAYVYILQFLDVTRAHLTPLNVHRLLVTSVMLAAKVFDDRYYNNAYYARVGGVSTRELNRLEMKLLFALDFKLQVDPHTFHAHCCQLEKQNSDGIQIEWPIKEACRLDKETWRKSTPESVCSQTTAR